The following DNA comes from Mya arenaria isolate MELC-2E11 chromosome 11, ASM2691426v1.
AGGCCACTGTTTGACGGCTGTATACATGAAGCCAATGATCGACGGCTGTGTACATGAGGTCACTGTTCGACGACTGTATACATAAGGCCACTTTTCGACGGCTGTGTACATAAGGTCACTGTTCGACGGCTGTGTACATAAGGCCAAAGTTCGACTGCTGTGTACATAAGGCCACTGTTCGACGGCTGTGTATAAAAGGCCACTGTTCGACGGCTGTGTACATAAGGCCAAAGTTCGACTGCTGTGTACATAAGGCCACTGTTCGACGGCTGTGTACATAAGGCCACTGTTCGATGGCTGTGTACATAAGGCAACAGTTCGACTGATGTGTATATAAGGCAACAGCTTGACGGATGTGTACATAAGGCCACTGTTCGATGGCTGTGTACATAAGGCAACAGTTCGACGGATGTGTATATAAGGCAACAGCTTGACGGATGTGTACATAAGGCCACTGTTCGATGGCTGAATACATGAGGCCACTGATCGACGGATGTGTACATAAGGCAACTGCTTGACGGATGTGTACATAAAGCCACTCTTCGATGGCTGAATACATGAGGCCACTGTTCGACGGATGTGTACATAAGGCAACTGCTTGACGGATGTGTACATAAAGCCACTCTTCGATGGCTGAATACATGAGGCCACTGATCGACGGATGTGTATATAAGGCAACTGCTTGACGGCTGTTTACATAAGGCCACTGTTCGATGGCTGAATACATGAGGCCACTGTTCGATGGCTGTGTTTATGAGGCCACAGTTTAATGGATGTGAACATGATGCTACTGTATGATGACTGTGTACATGATGCCACAGTATGATGGCTGTGTACATGCGACCTCTGTTCGATGGCTGTGTTTATGAGGCCACAGTTTAATGGATGTGTACATGATGCTACTGTATGATGGATGTGTACATTAGGCCACTGTATGATGGCTGTGTACATGAGACCTCTGTTCGATGGCTCTGTTTATGAGGCCACAGTTTAATGGATGTGTACATGATGCTACTGTATGCTGGCTGTGTACATGAGGCCACTGTTCGACGGCTGTATACATAAGGCCACTGTTCGACGTCTGTACACATAAGGCCACTGTTCGACGGCTGTATACATAACGCCACTGTTCGACGGATGTATACATAAGGCCACTTTTCGACAGCTGTGTACATAAGGACACTTTTCGACGGCTGTGTACATAAGGCCACTGCACGAAGGATGTTCACACAAGGCCACTGTCCGACGGATGTGTACATAAGGCCACTGCTCGACTGATGTGTACATAAGGCCACTGTTCGACGACTGTGTACATAAGGCCACTGTCCGACTGATGTGCACATAAGGCCTATGTTCGACTGATGTGTACAGGAGGCCACTGTTCGACTGATGTGTACATAAGGCCACTGTTCGATGGCTGAATACATGAGGCCACTGTTCGACGGCTGTTTACATAAGCCCACTGTTCGACTGATGTGTACATAAGGCCACTGTTCGACTGATGTGTACATAAGGCCACTGTTCGACGACTGTGAACATGAGGCCACTGTTCGACGGCTGTGAACATGATGCCACTGTTCGACTGCTGTGTACATAAGGCCACTGTTCGACTGATGTATACATGAGGCCACTGTTCGACGGCTGTGAACATGATGCCACTGTTCGACTGCTGTGTACATGAGGCAACATTTCGACGGCTGTGTACATAAGGCCACTGTTCGACTGCTGTGTACATAAATGACATTTCGACGGCTGTGTACATGAGGCCACTGTTCGACTGCTGTGAACATGAGGCCACTGTTCGACTGCTGTGTACATAATACCATTTATCGATGGCTGTGTACATAATGCTACTGTTTAACGGCTGTTTACATGAAAACACTTGTTGATGGTTGTTTAAATGAAACCAATGTTCCCTGGCTTTTTCAACGATCTTCATGTTTCAATTGGATTGGTCAATAGTTCTACGAACAACCTTACCGGTTTTCTATATTATAAGAATCAAAATTGCATATAAAAAATGTCAGCTTGTATTTGCGAACACGGGTCGTTGGTACCATGGATGGCTAGGTAGCCCTCTAGACGCTTAGGTCACACGGAGCCGTGCCGCTccaacaaacattttaaacatctAGGCGCTGTGCTCCACATGTTCGCTCGAATATTATGATTAGCGTATTATATCGACGAATAAtctcatattttaaaatgagcaTACATTTAAGTCAATTCAAGTTGATGAAAGgttaaagatattttgtttttggatacgattatgatatttatgataatagTTACCATGCTTTAAGCCAAAGGGATTCTTAAATAAAGAAAGAGGTGTACAACAATTAGTACAATGGTAATTGATAACCTTCATGATTCGATCACAGACCGACCTAGGCCCAGATAATTGCAGAAGTATGATCAGTGTCTTGTATGTCGGTCCCACGGCATAGAAGTCTTATCCAGTTGCATAAGCTCATAACAGCCAACATATCATCTTATATTGCCGGATGACCAACCAGTTTGAACACAACGACAATGATATAACGAGAAATAAAGGCATTTGCAAATACTTCTGTGTGTAATATTCGTTAGGTTCGGgtaatattaaaattgattgcAGTCGTTTCGTTCACGAAAGTATAGACTACAGAACAAACCAATACGTGGATTTTGCACATTTGGCTATAATATACAGACATCAAATTGGAATgatgtcaaacaaaatatcgTACAGTTTTCATGCCGTGGCACTCATTTTAAATTAGCTTCCCAACTGTATTCTGAATAGGTTTTATTTTACCTTCACGGAATTGCAAGTtaccatttatgtttataaatcttGTGAATGTGAGGTTGAGATGAGTATCAAATGTATTATAAAGAGGTGGTCGTGTATCGACAAAGGGCATTCATTAAGTATTCCTAAACACGTTTCATATTTCAATCTGAATACGATTAAGTCATCCATTTACTTTAGAAATAAGTTTTCTTCTATGATATCATACTGTAGTAAATATAAACTACGTATAACGTGCCTGAATGATTTAAGCAATACCGCGCATTCTTGGAAGGAAGTTTAGAtccaattttaagaaaaatataaaaaaacaaaatgaatttaaaatgttataatgtcAATTAATAAAGAATGAAGGTAAAATGGTATATATGATCGCACGATGGACAAGGAAACAACATTTATCTgcatttaagttaataataatGTCCATGCGAACAAACACATTTagtgtatttctttataagGGAGAAAACTACGTTAATCGAATAATAACCAAGACGGACGCCTTGTGCCCTTGACTGGattagaaatttaatttgatggACGGGCTCCAATGGTAATGGCACTCGAATGCGATATGTTCCGTTGGCTAAACTGTGTTTCATGCATGATTACAGAAGTTGCCGTCATTAGAACTGCAGGTGCCGTGATAAGTACAGAAAGTGCCGTCATGTGATACAGTGGTTTCACGGTTGAGTCAGGCCGTTTGCCGTCTATACAGCGGCGCCGATCGCCACAGGATGCTCCAGTTCGACGTCAGTCCGTAAAGAAACGCTTCAGGTAGAAGTTGGCGGTGACGATGAGGAGAAGTTACGTTATTCCCATAGATTACCGTTTTTCCTTCGCCAACTCTTCTACCCTTTCTAGATATAGAAGCGAGCGTTGacatttaaattgaatgtaTTGCAAAAAGTAATAAGCCCCTTAAAGCGACAGTGTACATAAGGTTTTTGGGCCGGATGCCTACATGCACtgattcaaatatattaaattgagTTGATTTActaataatttcaaacaacacATAAAAAACGTAAGAGTAGAGCGAAAACAAAGAACAAGAAAGTGCTTCCGTGACGTTCCTGTGCAGCCATCGGTCTTGGTAGTTCACACCTTGTACACGGGGTAGTTCTCGCAACTCCGCCAAAGGTTGGATGCCTTACATGCATCCGGCTTTGAATTTCCTTTTTATACGGTATTCATTGGACCAAAATGTAACGAGACACACCTTTGTGGTTATCATTATTGCTTGATATTATCACttattgaacatatttgttttggaacacctcggccattttccatcgaaaacaacctcggatgtatgccagtacaCCAGTGGGgacatttttttgtgtaaatttcgGATTTCAGATAAtactattaattaattgtagtctTTTAACGTGTTTTGTGTGACTAAGTTAAATTTGATTGCCAGTGAATACTATTGCATAactaattaagattcccaagagtgaagtcattaagttttactgtttaattaaaatttctACACGATCAACTTGCatcgtagttaaatgtaaagtttTCTGACATTGCACACCGTCCATATAGATACTAGGTTGTTTCctatggaaaatggccaagaCGTTCCGAATGGCTTCACCGCATTTGATCGGTCTGCGGGAGAGAAGTCCATCAAAGGTCTGAACTAGTTGATTGGTACCGAATCTCATACGTATTCCAACATTTACCAAGCattgtgaaaataattatatatcagcCTAATCGGAGGCAGCATAAACATGAGGTCCTAACGAGCTAGTCAACCCCATTTTATTCCAATCTGTTATCTATTGATAACCTTTATGGTTTGAAAGAAGACCGAAATAGGCTCGGATTATTTTAGAAGCCAGTTCGTAATCTGGTATGGCGGTCCATGTATGTAGAAATTGGTCAGTGACAGATGCTCATAATGACTAGAATGTCATCTTTAATTGACAGGACAAGAACTGGTTACAGAAGGAAACGaaataaagacaattaaatGTATGTCtgcttaacataattttatatgtacatgcatatgcattgtttaaactaattttagGAATGAAATCTTCATATTGGGCGACGAATGAGTCATATGATGAACGTATCTTACCTTCACTgaattcaatgtattttttttatcgaacTCTCTAAATTGcgaaaaagttataaaattcGTGAAGGCTCGTTTTTTAACTATTCTCAAACTCgtttcatatttttgtataaaatgcaaaCTCATATAAGTTCCCTATGTAACCACCATATATCAAGTGTAATGAGGCGGTCGGGTTAATTTACCAGGATAATACATTACATTTTGGAAAACACGTCTCACTTTAGAAATTTGACTATgattttgtcattcaatttcttaaaaactaAGTTTTCTTCTATCATACAGTGGATTGAAATAAATCAgtcaagtatgtattttactatagaacattttgtataaaatatttttaggtACAATCTAAACGAAATATGCAAATTTCATGTCACTATAATAGCAATACGTCAAAGTAAATAGACAAAAAAGGACAAGAAACAAATTCATTATTAGTTAAAAGAACCAATATATTTGTGTCTTGGTTACAAATGTAACGTAACATATTATGAAAGAAACGATTTCATGAAAGGAAAAGCACTGCGAAACTACAATCATAATCAAAAATAACGTTTTgtactcatttatttaaaaaaaagtaaaagtatcTGTAACAATGTAAAGGCGAATGCACTGTGTTGCagtgtcttgtgttgtgtttACGGTAAGTTTACTATATGTGCCGATTGCAGAATGTTCCGTTACGAGTCATGGTTGCCTCAGGCCTTTGTGTTCATCGTTCTTCTCGACGTTCTTCTCAGGCTCAACGGCGGTTCTCCTCGTGAAGCGGTCCGTGAAGTAACGTTTTAGGTAGAACGTTACAGCGACGATGATGAGGAGAAGCAACAACGACAGGCCTACCGGTACTCCCACACAGACGGCCGTTCTGTCCTGCTCCGGTTCCACTATCCTAGCTGGAAAAGAATCCTGAATTACAGTAGAATATTACAAACGCATACTTTTGTTAAAACCAAGAGAACATATTGCTTTTATTGCAGATTATATAAAATGGCGGCATTGTACATCTTATGTTGaattgaaacaattataatatagcCTTCAATTCATTGAACACAAGTGAACACATCTCATCACTACATGCATGTATATGCAATTGTGTAACAAATTATCTTTCTAAAGAGTACACTatcaatttaatacatttacttTAAACACAGATATTTAAAGTCTAAGCAAACGAAGGTTTCCGCGTACCCGTTgcctttctgtccagccaatgGTTCTGGTAGTACACTGGTCCGTCTGGGTACGTACACACTGTATGCTTGAAGTAGTTCTCGCAAATTCCACCGTGGCCGCACGGGTTTGCCACCTTGCACTCGTCAGGCTCTGAGTTcataataatacttcattttaggCAAGGCAAAACGTACGTAACAAAACACACCTGTTCgattattttaattctttagGTGTACAAAAAACACTTCCATAtcaacataattatggattCTATATCTAATGTGACAAAGCCATGACTTAACGCTATCTCTAAACTGAAAAcgaaaaaggcaataaaacaCAGTTGAACTAAATACTAAAGTTGacttattacataaatatacaataagTAAACTTTAGCATCTGTGTTTTTATTGCATCTACTAATTGATAAGACGAACGGATCGTTACACTATAGTAGTACTGTATGTTGTTGACTTACCATCTAACATTAGTACTGTACATCGGCTCTCTCCGGGGACCCTGTTAATATATCTCAAGATTTTCGGAAGGGAGTATGAAAGAATAGAACGGCAGAATATTTAAAGTCCCGTTCACACAATAGCCAAGACCAAACGCCGACTTCCGAAATAAGAACACAGGTCGACAGGGGTCGTAAAAAGGGTGTtggcattttgtaaaatatcggtGTTTGTTCGGCGATTAGTTGTCACAGTACTCAAGTCGGCTTGAGGTTTTAACCGCTGCGGAACCGAAAACTGTCGCCGACCAAAATCGTTATACCTTAAGACGGGAACGGCCGCtcttatttctgtaaaacattgaacacaaatatatatctgTGACTGGGTATAATCGGGCAACAGTCGGCAATTGATTCTACCTCCGAACGATGACCAGTCGGCAtaaacaacaactacaacaacaacaacaacaacaacaacaacaacatgaacaCGTATTAAACTAAGCATTAAAGCGTCTTGACACACGATGCTACAAATGtaagagaaaaagaaaattgtaaaaaacgaacataaaattaatgtcgTTGTGTATAAAGCATTGAATGTTACTTAATGATGTATTACATCGCTTACGACATATCTATCTTTCGCgtggttgatttttttccagCGTTATTGTCAGGCATTTTCATAAACTGTTTCCGATTACGGTCGGGCCGTTCTATTCACAGAATGGGTGGGAAAGAATAACGGTAACGtttccttaaatgaaaaaaaagaagtttttatacaattcttgaatgaaataatgaactattggtatAACAACAAGTAATGagttgcgggattgatgtcattttcggggatatgaacgcagttgggctggttaaagtacgcgcgtactccacacacattgaccagcccaactgcgattatatcccgataatgacatcaatccggcaattcatttcttaaataacagTAGCAGCGCAATTCACATTGCAGGCGTGTTTTAATTAGTACTGTTTCATAAGTTAATGGCAAAGCTAGAAATTTAGGAATTCTGACCAATAGAAATATCCCTTTAGAGCCAATGGGCCTAGCAGAGGAATTCCTAGTTCCAAAAGACAGTACTTTGGTCAAAAAAAATAACCAGAACTATTAAATTTTATCCTTACATCGGgtaaaacatacaattattaaCAGTTATTAACAAATGGTCGTAACTGTTGTCATGCTAATATCAATTTACTGTCATTTAACCTTGAAGAATTCGCAATTATCACAACActcaaactttatatatatcCCTAGTATTTCAAATCTGGAACGCGCGGATATCACAAATAATGCAATGACATGGAAGTTAATGACGATGCATTTTCCAAATGTCAACTGGACCATATCATATTTATTACACTAGTATCGAATAATAAGTTTCCCAACGTACCCATCCTTGGAGTATGCCTGTCCGCAAACCTGGTGGATTCCCTTCATTGAGGTATCGTTTATATAATCCAATTCTCCCATCATACCTAAGGCGTTCGTGTGAAACACCATAAACGGAGGTACCGTTACAAGGATTCTGAAAAAAGATACTTTCCTTCGTCATCGTTTGAAGGTCGTATAGAAGAAAACACGGATCTTGCAACCATCTTTAATATTTTAGGTTGACTAAGGATCAGCGTAATGTAGAATATAACCTCAGGAATATTAGAGATATCCCGTTTAACATTTTCACTTAAGCagcccccccccacacacacactaaaaACAACcccaaaaacaaacaaatcaaaactcaaacgcacgcacgcacgcacgcacgcacgcacagaCGTACACCTACCTCATATACATATGTTATTAAGATTAATTCATAATACTGATCTTTTGTCTGTGAAACAAGCATACCTGTCAGTATCGGacactgttttgaaatgaaacttggcatTGCGGAAATACATATTATACGAGTCATTCGTGAACGGGGTCAATGTCCTATCTGCTAGGAATTTTGGACCGCTTTCTGCACATGAAGACCACGTAGAATTGCCAACGAACACGGATAACTGGAAAATCCATGTCAGAAATAAACAAGTAAGAACGTATTTGTAAGTATTATAATATACGAATATGATGGGGAGAatgattgtaaatatatatactgttaAGTTGAGATTATTTCCACAAGCAGTTTTGCTATGACCAGCAACGGTGTTCTGGAGAAAGGTCCTGTTGAGACGTATGTAGATGAGCCTGTCAGTTGAACCGGGATACTCGAGAAATCCTCGCCGTACACGTATACTTGGAGGTTGTCCCCTGGTTGAAAGTTCAGCGAATCAGCGTGCAGCGTCATCACACAGGCATCctatacaaaatattacaattatcattataattttataatggtaatgctactactactgctactactactactccaaAAAcaactactgctgctgctgctgctgctgctgctcctactgctgctgctactactccTACTgctgccgctgctgctgctgactactactactgctgctgctgctgctgctgctactactactactactgctgctgctgctgctgctgctgctgctcatactactactactactactagtactactactactactactactactactactactactacttatactactactactactactactactactactactactactactactactactactactactactactactactactactactactactactactactacgcctgcttctactacttctactactacgactactactactactactactactactactactcctactactactacttctactactactacttctactactgctactgctactgctgctgctgctgctgctgctgctgctgctactactactactactactactactactactactactactactactactactactactactaccactactactactaccactactactactattaccactaccactacttctactactacaatcAATAATCAATAAACCAGATCACTTTAAATTAACCTTCATATACACCTCATTTAACACGATGTGTGACTCTAGGCTTCCTGGTCCAGGAAAGGTGTCAAAGTGGCACCTCACGTAATCCCCGTCTCCGTCAAACGGGAACAGTCGGATATCTATGCTGCTGTTTAGGGGTACCctgcaaaatattgaaacagtCGTAAATACCGTAATGAACGAATTcgaaaggaaaatgtcaactcTTTAAACATTGCGATTTGAAAAGGGTTAGCGGACAATCCGAAAGTGTGCTTAGTTCGTCATACGATGAATGATAACATTTACATGAAGTACATTAATCCATTTATGTGTCAGTGATTTTGCCTTTGTGATACTGCTTATGAGCCCTTGGCTCAGCCATACAAACTGTACGGTATTTGTTGATCACTTCGATCATGTGATGCAGAATTGAAACGTTATAAGCCAGGCTAAAGGACTGCTCCGTGATTTATTATAATGAGCTTCCTAACATCGAACATATTTTTCAGATCGTCGAATGCGGCGTACCTGTATATCGGAAAGACGTTTAACATCGGGCTGATGTTAGGGCGACCTGTGTCGTTCCTCACCGCCATGCTGAGGTAGGCCTCATCCATCAGCAATTGCTCACCTTCACCTATCTCCACAAGTCTAGTGTATATCGGATATTGGTTgatttaaacttgttttaaaagaaCGCAAAGCAAGAAGTGATTTATACCAACTTGCATTTCTTTACGAAAGTTTCAAGAAACTTGAGTGACACTAACATAGCTAACTGTAAAGGTAATGCAATGTTGATATACATAGTCATAAACCAAGGGTGCGCTTAATAAACGATAAACGTTAACCGACAaatttatgtattaatattttgattcaatATAATCTTTGGATAAAGAAATGAGGACTTTTCGAAGGCGATCGTATTCcaatttttgtacaaaaatgtaaaaggGCCTAACCCCATTAGCACTATCTGCAAATGTTTGGGAAAGACAGTTTTTACTCTAGAAGCATCATTTGTAAGACAGAATTGTCGCTTTGTATTGTTTCACGAATACTTGAAAAGGTTTTTATAATAGTGTAAATGTAATAACCAATTGAATTAAGgttatattttatgtgtttatatcaaaggtttttatttgttcacgaaattttaattctaaaaaaccctgaaaatatcttataaatGATAATTGACATATTTGTAAAGAAACCGAATATTTTTGGCAATACTTAATTGTATCTGTTTGTTATCGCTATAAACTTTGTAAGTTTTTTATGCGAAATAAACtactattgtattgtattgtatattgtaaTTGCGTATCAACCTTGACGAAGTTTAGAGAGAAAAAGGTAAGTGCATCGGAAGGTTCGTTACAAACATGCGTGTTTATGCATTTTCATACataactaataaaataaatatgctttttaAAGTACTCATTGAAGTATAATacgttttacaaacattttaatcgtTTACGGCAGACACTGATTACTGGGCCATAAAAATCTTTTGAAACAATATGGTTTATTGTAAAGAAATTTAAACATTCCAAaactatttgtttacaaaaacgATGAACATGAAAACAGTACTTATAACCGTTTAAGTCGTCGAATGGACGTGTCGACGGTACGGCGTACGGTGAACGGTACGGTGTACGGTGTACGATGgaacattcaaatgaaaaatatattaaattacacaaaatttataaaagtgatttatttaatttagtaaagcaatattaaatatcaatcGTGTGCAAATTTATTCCCAGGGCAAAATATCCCCGTAGCCCTTGCCGTAGAGCATAATTACATGGAACTGTGAAATCAgtcacatgtatatcaaatcaTGCACACAACATACAAAAGTGTTATAACAATATGAACTTAAATTCAttgcaatataataataatgtggaTATATCGGGTGTTTCACGCAGGCACTCGTACTTCCCCTTAGCAGGCACTCGTACTTCCCCTTACAATTAATTCCGTGATATTACTGTACAAAATGGTTAATTTATAGGgtatattatgataggacgcttttctgatGGCCTGTGTAACGTCGAGTAATTCACCATTACTGAATCAATTACAACCaaattttgaatacaaaaaatattttaggaagCTTATTCTTATATTGCTACATTGAATATAAATGAGTAAATATTTCCCGCATTCCCCGATTTTCCCCTTCAATTGAATTCCTTTAACATCACGTACCGGCAATGCGCTTGAACTAAATCGACACGAATTAATTCGAATTTAAAAACGAACCAAAAACCTTTCCTTATCTGAGAAGTTTCGCATTTCTCAAGTTTATTTCCTACAAATTGGAATAGGGCTGTTAATTTCTATTATTCAAAGCATTCGTTCGGTGGCTAAATATAATCAATCACAAAATCAGCCCAATAATACGCTAATCAAACATTCCATTGCGGGCACACTAGTCACGTATGTACCCAAGAGctgcttatttattttgaatgttagtTTTTAATGATATGTGATATATAAAAACGGTTTAATCAATTTACAATGCAATGTTGTGTACGATTTAGTAACGTTAAAATTGGTAACGTCAGGCAGTCTGACACACACCAGTTGAGTTCCAGATACATATAGagaataaaagtgaaaacatggCTATCGCCAAGAAAACGTACCCCATGCGAATATTGTCTAATTCGTCCTTTGACGAGAAAGTATAGTTTGTTATTGCAACCCCCGTCTCCCAGGCGATGTCGAAATACTGCGAGGCGTCGGTAAAGTAGATTTCGGACAGGTTAGATATCACGGCAGGGAATTTCCAGCAAAAGTCCCTACACTCCCATTGGATATACGGTAATATTTCAGGACGCACGTTTGGGTCTTTGATGCTGAACGCACCGGACTGGTAAAATTGTTTCACGTCATTCATACATGCCTGCTTAGCTGTTTCGTTGTTTGATATCGAATCACACCCTTTGAGTCTATTGACGATATACTTACTCTCCCAAGTGAGCCTGTATGTTATGGTCACCTGAAATACAACACATCCAATGTTGTTTTACACCAATAAAACAGTAGAAGCGTTGGCGTTATGACATTTATTGTAACAAATACGTTATGGTTCTGATGTTCCTATACTCATTGattcagaaaaaaagtattGCCCGGAATGcttcaattttgaagaaatttaataaagcttgTATTCAACCAGGCACGGTTCAACGAAATACTTTGTAAGATGTTTATAAATACTACAAACCGTATCGTTGGAGATTGGTCGCCAGTGAATATTTGCACTATATAATTCTTGTGCATCACCCAAACTTGCCGTGAGTAAAACAAGACATGCCACATTGCTATTCGAAAAAGCACCTCTACACCAGGCCATCATGATGGCTTATGTGTTAAAATCAcactttcaataaaacattgaatttagGCAGgttataaaaaaatccctaGACGCCAATAAAGTTCAAGTTATGAATTTTCTTCTCCTTAGATATTAATTTTCACGCATTTAAATTAAGCCCAGAACCTAAAAGCGGTTCTAtagtttttaatatacttgTCAGCTCGGACATTGCTGACTAGGTCATGGGTTCAAGAAAGACTTACATTGAACTCCCTCGTAGTGAAGACAATAAAGCAAAGATACAAGAAGTAATAATGGGCTTCGTTGGCAAATCCATATTTTGTTTGGAGATTTATAACTGGTCTGTACTACGCGCGTTATCTCTATAGTTCTTCTTGTGGTAAACTGTTTAgagtaaacatatatatctaaAGCAGAACATGGGTAGTATGAATATTGCAATGGAGTACATAACATCATTTATATTCTGTGGAGATATATAACTCCTGTAAACCTCCTTATTataaatttgcagaaaatattttagcttTTACACTATTTGCCCACAAATAATGCGCACTTGTCTATTGATTTAACACCAGAAAACCATGTTAagattaatttgtatttttgctatcatcatttttttaaagtcacTAGCTATAGCATTCATGTGACACAATCATAGCCGCATCTGTGGGGTCATCTCTGAATCCATCCAACCAAAAAAGAGGTCCTACAAAATATCGTTCAAAATCACATTAATGTCTTTAAATATGATACAATCAGGTGTAAAGTTGCATCAAATGCTACCTAAATGGGGAAAATATAAGTATCTAtaatgtgtttccggtacggatagaaaaatctgacccgaAGGCACGTGCATAAGCCGGT
Coding sequences within:
- the LOC128208311 gene encoding uncharacterized protein LOC128208311 is translated as MLPFRCIPSSSSETMFLAYRTCVSGHVTVQAKPALHPHVTITYRLTWESKYIVNRLKGCDSISNNETAKQACMNDVKQFYQSGAFSIKDPNVRPEILPYIQWECRDFCWKFPAVISNLSEIYFTDASQYFDIAWETGVAITNYTFSSKDELDNIRMGLVEIGEGEQLLMDEAYLSMAVRNDTGRPNISPMLNVFPIYRVPLNSSIDIRLFPFDGDGDYVRCHFDTFPGPGSLESHIVLNEVYMKDACVMTLHADSLNFQPGDNLQVYVYGEDFSSIPVQLTGSSTYVSTGPFSRTPLLLSVFVGNSTWSSCAESGPKFLADRTLTPFTNDSYNMYFRNAKFHFKTVSDTDRILVTVPPFMVFHTNALGMMGELDYINDTSMKGIHQVCGQAYSKDGVPGESRCTVLMLDEPDECKVANPCGHGGICENYFKHTVCTYPDGPVYYQNHWLDRKATARIVEPEQDRTAVCVGVPVGLSLLLLLIIVAVTFYLKRYFTDRFTRRTAVEPEKNVEKNDEHKGLRQP